Part of the Kitasatospora sp. NBC_00374 genome is shown below.
ACGGATTCAGCCACGGCTGGGGCGTCTCCGCGGCCAACCGCGAGCTCGTGAGCTGGATGCGCGCCTACAACGACGGCCGGCCCGCGCCCGAGCGGCTCCGCTTCGCCGGTATCGACGGCCCGCTGGAGATCACCGGTGCCGCGAGCCCCCGGCAGTCCCTGATCGAACTCCATTGCTACCTCGCCGCCAGGGTGGACGCGGACCTGTTCCCCTGCACCGAAGAGACGCTCGACCGCCTGCTCGGCGCCGACGACCGGTGGGCCGATCCCGCCGCGATGACGGACCCGGCCCAGTCCGTGGGGCAGTCGGCCGAGGCCGGTCAGCTGCGGCTGCTCGCCGACGATCTGGTGGCGCTGCTCGACGCGCAGACACCACACCTGATCACGGCGACCTCGCGAGAGGGCTGGGACCGGGCCCGCCTGTACGGGCGCACCGCGACCGGCCTGCTGCGCTACCACCACTGGATGGCTGACACCTCACCGGCCCGCATGACCCGGCTGGTGGGCGTGCGGGACCAGATGATGGCCCACAACCTCCTCGCCCTCGCCGCCCGGGGCCCGGCACTCGTCCACGCCCACAACTCCCATCTCCAGCGGGAGAAGAGCACGATGCGGATGGGCGGGACGCCGCTGGAGTGGTGGAGCGCCGGTGCGCTGGTGAGCGCCCGGCTCGGCGAGGGGTACGCCTTCGTGGCCACGGCCCTCGGCACCATCCGGCACCAGGGCGTGGACACGCCGCCGCCGGACACCGTCGAAGGACTCCTCTACACGTTCCCGGAGGACCGCTGCGTCGTCGAC
Proteins encoded:
- a CDS encoding erythromycin esterase family protein, whose translation is MATDITDTAHAVEAAAVMRLLPARPRVLALGEPTHGEDTLLDLRNELFRQLVEQEGYRTIAIESDCMMGLVVDDYVTSGTGTLDEVMAHGFSHGWGVSAANRELVSWMRAYNDGRPAPERLRFAGIDGPLEITGAASPRQSLIELHCYLAARVDADLFPCTEETLDRLLGADDRWADPAAMTDPAQSVGQSAEAGQLRLLADDLVALLDAQTPHLITATSREGWDRARLYGRTATGLLRYHHWMADTSPARMTRLVGVRDQMMAHNLLALAARGPALVHAHNSHLQREKSTMRMGGTPLEWWSAGALVSARLGEGYAFVATALGTIRHQGVDTPPPDTVEGLLYTFPEDRCVVDARRLATALGDPRPAARVSPWFGYSPLDPAHLADSDGIVFVRDVPQS